The following DNA comes from Denticeps clupeoides chromosome 14, fDenClu1.1, whole genome shotgun sequence.
CAGAAATGAGACTGAGTTCAAGGAATCCAGTTTTGCGAATGCCAGACAAAATATGTCAGAGACACAAACGATCAAAAGCTCATGCTTATTTAAAGTTGTTACACGCATCACAACATGTGGATGATATTTACCCATAATATTGCAGACACACAACATCACAGTATCCAGACTCGACAGACACTGCCAAGGGTTAAACGGACCCGCCAACAAAAGTGTAATTTAGCAGTAAATTAGTACAGAGGTTGAATGAAGCATTCAGCACGTCAACTGCCACATTCACAAGTCCCTCACACGTCCGTTTAGCGTTCAGAGACGCACACGTGCACCATACATGGTCAGCAGTCGGGGTAACACTGGCACAGGCCATAAATTTCAAAGTCAATTACGGAAAGCGAAGTGAAAGTCGTCTCTGTTCCACCGTTGATGACAGTAATTTCACCCTCTGCCCTTGTTCTGGCGTCGCTGCAGGCGGTTTAAGACGCGGCCGTAATCGCCAGCATGTGCCGCCGTATAAACACGCTCTCTGTGGGAACAGACCGGGCTTTTGAGGCCCCGGGCCCTTCGGAGGAGCGCGAGCcactaattaataacaaaacTGCGGCCGCAGCTCGTAAATGATGTTTGGCGGAGTTGGCAGGGACGGGACCCGGGTTCTGCGCTACTTGTTCTGCAGTTCATGAAAACGTTTAGCCCGCCGCCACATTAAATGGGCAGGGACAGGCCGGGGGAAGCCGGTGGTCGATGGGGGCTGGAGGGCTGCGCCACGCGGTATTACTTTAAGAATGAGCGGGCGATGAAAGGAGCCTTAAGTAGTCCCGTCCAGGTGGCATCAGCTCAGAGGACCTTCCCTGTCGGAGAGCCGTCCAAACACAACCAGACCCGGGTCCGGGGGGGAAGCTTCTGTTGAAGGAAAGGGGGTGGAACCGATGCCCCGATGGCTGTGGTCTGCTCGGGTAGTGCAGCAGTAGGTAGCGCTGGAGCCAAggtggagagaggaggaagggaggaaacTCCGAGAGAAACCATGAAAAATGTGGGGTATGAAAATGTCTCCCTTGGTTTATTGCAGCGCGGACACGTGTCCAAAAGAAACACGTCTTTAAATTTAACTTTAGATGCCTCTTagttttttcgtttttttttttctccatcccgttcccctccctcccttcctttttccttctttccctTCACCCGCTCCCAACTGCTGGCAGGGCCTTGGGTTTTGCAAAGCAAAGCCAAGTTGCCAGGAAACTAGAACCATGTTAGAGAGGCACTCAATAATGTGGCGACAGACTCTGTATAAGGACCTTTTCAGCCTGGGAGAACATGCGTGTTCTGCACTTGAGTCTAGATCATTCTGGAAAACCAGACAAAATGTAGATTAAAATGTGTGCACATTCAGGAAATATTACACGGTGTTCCGATATGTGGCCTGCAAGACAATATTCACAAAAGTGGTGAAGTTAGTTttggagaggagaggggagaaTGTGATTGGGAGCATGCTAATAGTCACAATTTACGATCGCCATATTTAAAAGAGCTCCATCGGTGGCCTTTTCCACTTAAACAAAAATTAAAGAATTTTCAACACAAGCAGAAGCCTtttcccataaaacattttttttttttaataaagagtgTGATTAATATCCATGATTTCTTTTTGGATTAAAACGATGACTGGGGCTGAAATTACAGGTAAGGAGGGTGACGATATTTTCTCAGTGCGTGGAAGCCATTCGCCGGACCTCATCTGTGAGGGAAGCCCCTTCTCTTATCCCATAAATCAGCATGCGATTGAACAAACACGCGGCCGCGGCACGTCCTCAGGTTTGTGTAACTAAATAAAACACGCCATTTAGGTGCACAGATTTACGGCCGCTCCAGTGGAACCTTCCCAGGAGCATACGTGTGAGAGGACAACATACAGAAAGATACCTCTACAACATGGATCAAATTTATATCATATCAAATTGCATTTATGTTCAGggtttacattatatatatttatttttataagtaTCATTGGATATTTaagaaaatatgtgaaatgGTTAGTTATTTAATGcttataaatgcattaaaagtaTACTGAGGTTTTAGTTTTAAGTTTTAGTCttgttatatatatgtaattacaTGTTCATAACACAGATATTGCATAATTATTACCCCTGGTATTTAAAACAGGGTTTATGAGCTTTTGTATACCGTTTATTCAGTAGTGAATTAATTAGTAATATGTTGTGATATATTGTCTATTATTTAGTCAAAGTAGAATGATaggaatttattttattacccTTCGTAAAACACTTGTATATGTTTTATTGAAGAatgaagtgttgttttttttcaagtaaaaaaaaaaagaaaacgaaatAGACCAAATGTCTCCATCAACACATCGGTCACCTTCACAGGTTCGAGGGCTTTTAAATCGAAATAATCCATGACTTGATGTATTTGGAAACCAAATATGCCAAGCTGGTAATTTATTCAGAACACCCAGTTTTTCAAAATGgggattaaaaaagaaaattcttcAGCTGCTCTGCTTGTCCTCTGTCCTTGATGGCTGCATATATGGAGCTTCTCAAACGGTGGTAAAAAGGTTGACATTAAATATGGGCCAGATGGACTTTCTCCTGGACGAGTCATAAAAGTCCTCAAGACAGTTCACAAATCAAGGCCCGCTGTATTATTTTAAGCGTTTggattgttattgttattttatgtttgcaCATACAAAGGAAATTTATCACTTTTGCCAGAATAATTTGAGATTCACGCCGAAGTGTTATATGTTGCCGCTCTCCAGTTAATTCTCAGCCAATAAAACTCCTCAGGGCTCAGAAAGGTCCATGGTAACCAGTCAACATTTGAGCTCCGGGGTGTTCGGGTGAGGGGACCCCTCCATTGAACCGAACTTGAACTGCCCCTCGCACCCCGTTTGTTAGCGCCCGCTTGCGTGTAGAGGTTGTGGGGAGCCTTGATGAAGCCGCCGGGCAGGTACGGGAGATAAGGGAGGCGTAAAATGTCAAGTGAAACTCAAGATGTGCTCTTAAGCGGAAAAACGTCTCCGTCTCCAGAGGTCTTCCCTCTTTTCCGGAGGAGAAGAAAGTGGACACCGTGGTCGAGGGGCTTTCAGGTGGTCTTTGGTGAAGTTGTTCTGAAAATCGCAGCCCAACCACACCAGGCCACCGCCGTTGAGATGTCCTGCTTTGAGTTATTTGTGTTCATACTCACACGATTCTATGCTCATCGATGGACAGAtttgtaaaaaaagtgaagtgaaatattttgaaatatctTGAATTTATTGTGACATGCAGTGACCGCTCCATTTGATATTTGCCTGTAAATGGATAAAAGCCACAATTTATACTGTCAGTACAGGAATGAGAAAAGACTACTAACCTTTAGACTAATTATTCGggcatttatgatatttatgcGCATAACACATTTTTCAGAGGTGACTGTTAGGTCTTTTCATTCAGAGCTATGACACATATCATGTAATCccattttttattgaaacattTAGTTTTCTATTTGCTTCCTGTTTTATGaagttttatattgttttaaattgcatttctcTAGACTGGACTGTGAACTGCAGGCCTGTGTCTATTGACCCTCACACTTTTTTGTGCTGTATAAAATTATTAAACTGCATATCTGCCACGACATCAAGCGGGTTTAAGACCCTGCTCACATTGTCTGCCGGGTTTATTGTGTCGGGGGCGTACTagataatattttaaaaatcaaaacagGACATTCGGCGAAGCAGCTTTATTGTCCAGCAGCTGGAGGCCCATACATGGAGCGCGGCCTGATACTTAGATCTGAGGCCGACTTGTAGAAAAATACTCATCCTTTACTCCGCTGATACATGGAGCCAGAAAATGTACACAAACTATAAATCCCCCTCTACTCGTCTTCTGCTTATTGTAGGGCGACTAGCATTCTTCAGGccgagcgagagagggagagagaatccGGCCGCATTAAGTGAACTTTTTGAAGCCAGCAGCCGCCCCGAAATGTCATTTATCACCAGCTTATGATTGCGGTACACACGACATTACCCTGTCTGGGTGAGGCTGTCTGTGAATCGACATTTACAAGAGGTCAGATAGGTTCAACACGGGGGAAGAAATCGGTGTCGGCGTGGAAATTATCTGTTGGCTTTTCGGCAGATGTTGCTGGACAGTGAATTGAGATGCAGATACTGTAAAACACAGCAAAGTGATGGAGGCATTATGAACTGGTCTTGGTCTTTTAAATCATTCTTGGGTAAATGATCttattttttaagatttttcGATCTTAATTTACAAACTTAATTAACAATTTCCTccaggataattttttttctgcttctgaaacattgtcaataataataataataatacaagtgCACGATTACATTCGTAGTTCgcaaaatatttaatgaattcGATTTTCATCGATACAGTTAAATGTAAGACACcttaaatttacattattttcagtgCAAATAattggaaaatatattttacaaaagcGTTTTCATAAACAGTACATTTGCACTGGTTGCCTAAATATGCTCCGTTCAACACGTGGGCAAAGTGGTTCGGAAGAAAATTTTTCACAAGagcattttcaattttttttccttattaaaGGAAAATGTCGGAGACGTCGTTCTTCCTGCCAAGTGacttaaaagggaaaaaacaaggTGAAGCGGCTCTGGGCGTGGCTTAAGACGAATTTCAGTCGCATTAAATTATGAGTTCTGCGTTGGGGGAAATAAAAAGTTCCTTCATAACATCTGCGGTGACGTCACTGACTCTGTGAGGGCGTCGGGTGACGTCACGTCCTCGGCCTTGTCGTGCTGTTCCGAAATGTCCACGTCACTTTTCTCCTCGTGACCGTCCTCGAACTCGGACTCGCTGGGCTCGCTGTCGCAGTCCGACTCGTCGGGCTCCTTCTGGCCGCCGTCGTCCGCCGCCTTGTCCGGCTGCTCCTTCTCCTTGTCCTTCTGCGCCTGCGCCTCTTTCGAGTGCCGCCACTTCATCctccggttctggaaccagactTTGACCTGGACGGGAGGGTCGAGTTGGGTTAATGGTCCAGTTAGTCTAATCACTGTCTGTCCCCTCAATTTATACATtagcatatataaaataaaaaaaattcaaaaatgtatcatgaattattttttttcgtaaagagaataaattattcatatttttctaATAAACATTACACTAATGCTCCCAAATCAATGtatcttttttaattattttttattctgtaagggggaaaaaaatcacccCTGAAAAGTTgcctaataaaaaaatggacagagTGTTATGAAAGGATGCGGAACGCTGCTGTCACACAACTGCTCTTTGCCATAATTCGTTATAATCGACTTTCATTTCCTCACAAGCTCTCATTTCGCAACAAATTCCGCTTGTTTCCTTGCTTTATATTACGGGGTGTGTCTTCCTgtcacggcaaaaaaaaaaacagttcttcTAAACCCGGATTTTACGTGTACGGTGTGTTTTACGTTCAGTGGTGTCTCAGTAGTACCTGCGCATCGGTCAGGCCCAGCATGGCGGCCAGCTGCTTCCGGTCCGGTTTGGTCACGTACTTCTGGATCTCGAAGCGCTTCTCCAGGCCTTTGCGCTGCAGGTTGGAGAAGACGGCCCTCGACCACGACCTCTTCCTCTTGTACGTCTGCGGCATGGTGTCTTTGGTGAGGACGGCGTACGGGCCTGGGAAAGTTGAGGAGGGGAGGAGACATGCGGGTCAGGATGGCTTTAGACGCACCACGTCCCCGACCTGCAACGCGTTTCTGCAGGGACAGTGCAGGACAGGGACCGACATACCCCTAAAACAACAGTACAGTCGACTTTGTCCAGTTGCGTTCCTCATGGGTCAATTATTGGAACCCTAGGAATCTATCTTGACCTATAGATCAATTATAGGTTCTATATGTGCACAGGTGTCCCTTTGAGGTACAAATGAAGGTAACGAGAACCCAGTGACAAGCCGATGTCCCTACAGGTGGTGTAGAACGCGCGACATCAGTCCCCTGCTGTTGATGAATGATGCCATGTTAGAATTaggagtggtgtgtgtgtgtgtgtgtgttgaagtgtAGTTAATGCGGTGGAGTACACGCTAGGCTACCTGGGAAGGTGTCCTGAAACTGATGCTGCCCTGTTTGTCTCCCCCCGCCGCTTAATGAGCTCAGCATGGGCGACCTGTCGCTCATCCCCGGCTCTATGGACGTGAAGTACGGGCTGGCCGCCGACTGGTGGTTCGAGCTAACGATAGACGAGAGATCTGAAgtaaaacgacaaaaaaaaagatacaatatatatatatatataaaactaaacGAATTTAGTAGATTTCTGGATTTTATTGATGGATTCGTGGTGTTAAAATGGCATGAATGAAAGAAGAAGACCCCTCCCTCCCCGGGAACCCCCATTTGCACGCACGATCGGGGCAGCTTCGAGCCGCTTTTACCTCGCAACGTCGAGCCCTCCTTCGCTTTGGGCTCGAAGTCCGTGGACAGAATTCGGTCGATGCCGAACTTGAGGTCTTTGCTGGAGGGCGGCGGCGCGGGCTGCCCACGGGCCGCGGCCGTGAGGTGTATTCCGTGCCGGTGGTAGGGGGACGCGAAGACGGCCGCGTCGGCGGCCACCGGGGAGGGACGCAGCGGGGACCCGGGGACCTGAGAGCGGCCGCCCATGTGAGCCATGAGCGCCGACGAGCCGGCCAGGCCCTCGGCGTCCCCGACGTGCAAGATGTCCGCGATGCAGAACGAGGACTTCTTGGCCGCGTCCACGCCGAAGCCGCCCGAGCAGTACGCCGACCACAGGCTGAAGTTGGACGCGTAGAACGGGCTCAGTCCGGCGGCGTACATCCTCCCGGGTCGGGCTGGGCGAGCGGCGTGCGGCGGCGGGACGAAGGTGCGAGCGTGTACCGCGGGCGCGGGCGGGAAAGGCGACCTCATGCGTCACGGGGACCTTCCGCTCGGTTCTGGGGCTCCAGACTGCGGTCCAGGCGAGATGAACGCCGGAGTTTCTCCTCGCGCCCCGATTGGCGGAGCTCTCGTCCAATCAGAGCCGCGCGATAATGATAagggtaataataaaaaaaacaaaacgctCCCTGGACCACGTGACCAGATGCTGGTTTCAAACGCACCGTGACAGggacattaaaaacacaacgAAATATTCGCTGCCATTCGGATGCgtgagtatgtagtgagtaTGTACGTGAGCTATTAGCGAGTGTGCAGGTTACTATTACTACTCCAATTTCTACTTCCTGGCCATTTAATAACATTCCCAGTCCGGATTTTCACTAATTCCCGCACACGGACCGTTATTTTTTTACTAaactacattattattattattactgttgtaATAATTCTGATGAAGTCAGAGAATGAATTATGTCTCCGTGTGTCGGGTTCAGTAAATTAGCGGGAGTTACGCGCACCGCGTCCTGTTGTCGACGGGCGGACGCGCCTAAAAATAGACGCCGCTTCAGTATTTTAGGATGCGGCAGAAATCCTTATTTCTTCCGGAGGAGGGCAGCGGAGGGGGGGTCGGGTTTTATAATGGCCGCTAGAACTTCCTTCTTTCAATATTTGTGCAACTTTATCTCGACCCGCAAGTTGTACAGTGACGCAAATCCGTCCCGGCGCCCATAATAAACAGAGGAAATCTATTCCCCGCGAAAAGCAAAACACAATTAACTTCAGAGGCGATACTTCATCCATATGACCCGAGCAGGAGAGCGACAACAAGCAtcgtcaccaaaaaaaaaaaaaaagtcattctaATAGCGGCTttaacgggggggggggggggggggggggggggggggtgcaggtgTTGTTGCGTCAGTTGGAGTACGTGTAACTATCagtatcattatcattattatcatcactGATAATAATAAACTCGTCATCACGATCGTTAATAGTTCTTGTTACATTAAGTGCGTGCGCACGTTATCTTTTTCCCGCGGCACCGACCCCGACATCTAGACGACACGTTTCCAGGATAATAACTAcctatatatatgtttatatatatatatatatatatatgtgtgtatttatatatatatatatatacattttaatgaggTGAAGGACAGGATGTGCGGAGGAGCGCGCCGGCCAGTACgggtgcgtgcgtgcgcgtcCCCGCTGTGTCGCGCGCTCCGCGGCGGAGGTTTTAACGAGGCGATCGAGATGAACACGGCATTTCATCTCCAAAACTTTACGTACGTGCGTTCATATTTAAACCGCGACGTGCTGTGAAATCGCTGCCTAGAAGTAAAattataactaaaaaaaaaacatacaatttcCGCCGATAGAATAAGAGGGGAAagcattatatttatatatatttggcaTATGCAAGGTGTAAATCGGTATAATGCAACATGTTGTATAGATTATTTTTGATTTTAtaaatcaaaaatatatatatatatgtgtgtgtgtgtgtgtgtgtgtgtgtgtgcatcagtacatttcattgtttataaTGAGAAACGCTAAACCATATTTCGACATTAAATACTTTTCGCATCGGctgtaattaataattaatgtgtaattaGTGATAATTTCCAGCCGGGGTTATTGTcgtggttttttttcttctggtgtATTAGACTTAGTTTGTTGTCCCTCTTAAAAAGCACCGCCCTGAAACACGTCTCCGTGGTCTGGAGTCCCACACGTCCACGCGGTCATTGTTCCAGGCCGATATCGCTCCCGTCAGGAAATGTCCCGGATCACAATTAAACCGTCCCCATTATTACAGCCTGGAATTATTATTCCCTATTTCTGGCCTCCGGAAGGAACCCTCGCAGATTTAGTGGGAGTGGGGCATTGTGGGGGAGCGAGATGGTGGAAGACGCACATAACGGACGTTTGATCTCAGCTGATGAAGGCTCGAAAAAAAACCTGACGAAGTGTGCGACGTTTCCTGATTCCTGATGGGAAAGAAGGCTATAAAGCGGTTTTTGGGGAAagaataatgatttaaaaaggaACCCGGGACGGACGATCCACGGAATGTGGAATGTTCACGACCGGTGTAATTCCCCACGCGTTTCTTTACTTCGCGTGTTTGCCATTCGTGATGTAACACACCGATAATGGACAGATTATTATCTGAGAAATCCATTCTGCCACTAAACTACTCACACAAGCTACAATATTCCCATTAAAAATAGGAAACGAGCTTTCATAAAATATTGTGCCGACGGATCACAGTTGGCCAGAAATGAAAAAATCAGACACCCCTTAACACTCATTCTGGGGCTACAGTTAAACAGCTATAATGTTgcgtggaaaaacacacactgactttaaattttttttgtgattgtttaacatttaatttaacaGTTTAAACGAATCGAGGAAGGTGTTTTGttcaatttaaatgtttctgaCGAGACTATTCGTGACCCTCGTGGATACGTGCAGGGGAGCCCCCATCTCCTCAAATCCCAATCATGGGAAAATATGGTAGCatcttgggtttttttttttttttgaggtccGTCTGGGTCGAGCTCATATTCAGCTGGACTCGTGGGATTCCTGCCTGACAGTCTCTGGAAACAgacatgataaaataaatacgAATCCTCTTTCGACACACGAGAAATTCTGGTTTAAAacttgcatttttaatttgacTTGCTGCAAAAGGCAAATTATTGAGTTCCTGTGAAGAAGGTGATGTGCTGTGATATTAATCACGAGGCGGATTATATTCAACTTCCACGTTGAATGCAGTTTCAGGAATTAGAAGAGGTGAACAAAaggaatttaaataaaataaaactcaaCATTTGTGGCTCTGGCTTGTATCGGTGCTTCACATTTCACCTCATCAAACTGCACGAGATTCAACATCTCAATCAATTTTCATTTCTGGTTTACTTTTatcttttgtatttgtattgtattgtattctgGAGTACGCATGCGCGGAgccgatcgggcaagtggtgAGGATTGGGTACCGACAgggctaataaaaaaaaaaaacaagaatgtcACCATAACAAACCAGAAGCCCCCGAAACCCACCAGACCGACTTCAGCCCTCCCCAGATCTTTGTCTCCACAGCTGGATCGTCCAGAGTCCAAAAGACAGAAGCAGCACCTTCGGGCCCTCGGGGGCCCCGCGTGGATCCACACCGGGAATTAGGCACTGGAATGCAAACAAATATTACTGAAGTCATTCATGTGAgagactttaatcctgacgtgTGTATAAGACGTGACTCGACAAGGTTTGAATTtaaatcgtgtttttttttaatagttgtaGTTGACAGAATCGGTTGATTAAGGGAGCACCGAAGAGACCCACTGGCATCGGTTGGTGCTGCTCTGTATGGAGAAAcgggccaaaattcctccaccACAACACGCAGGACTGAACGTGCAGATATTGAAAAAGCAGATGCTGGTACTCACAGGCAGATAATACCGCTCACAGGTGCAATATTGTGCGTCCGGTTTATACAGAAATCGGGAGCCTTCGAACGGATAAATGACCAAATCGAACCAATTACTCACattgaatttaataaaatatgacagtgtgtgtgtatgacaggGATGAATATTGTTCTCCCTTCGCTGGCGCCTTTTGAAATGATGATGAGCCTGGTCTGGACCCTTCCTGGTGTCTTGTGCTGGGTGGCGACGCGTTACTGTAAATCCGAGATGCACCCACGCTGCCACCCACAGCGCGCTCGTTTATTTAAAATTCCTGGGTTCGATTCCCGTGGTTGCCTAAAAAAGCATCGGTATCTGGCGACCAGCCTGATAACAGGAAAGGGGTGGATGCAATCAGATATGTTACGAATCAACGAATTGATATTAGGATAGatcaataaaaagtatgcaaatGAATGCATGCAGTAACttattcaaatgaaacaagtgTGAATGCAATAAAAAGCGATCACAGTGCATGAGTAGGATGACTCTGTTCATAAAAAGGCAAAGATAAATATTCAAGCAAGTTCCGTACACTGTAAAATCTATAGCGCGCTGTTGTCGAAGCACAACTGTAATCCGGCGTGGTCGAGTTTAATAGGccaaattattaaatataagtGTCACTGTCAAATATAAATGTCGCCCCTCTGCTGACACCTAGCGGCCGTACTGCGGAACGGCAGCGACGAAAGGAATGAAGAGAATACCGTTACTTCAAGTTGGTTTGTAATTATGTCAAAATAATGGACACGCTAATGGCCAGCTTAACATAATGAATGGCAAGGGAAAACTTTTGGGACGGGACAGCGCTGTGGAGTCTGATCATCTGCTCTGGAAAACATCCCCCGTCCATATTTCAGAGTTGAGTTACGTTTAGAGGGGCGACTGTGGGACCGTCCAGAATCTGGAGCCGAAGTTTATTCCCAAATCTGCGCGGGTCCTCGTGGGAGCTGACCGAAGGCAGGAGCCAAACGCAATTTCGAGCAGGAGCGCAGATTTACGACGGATGGGACCCGCGCTTGTTTACCCGCCGAAGCACCACAGCTGTTCCCACGCGGGACATCCCGGCAACGAcaccccactgctcacctacACACAGATACGGCGAGAGCAAAACTCATCACACACAGGTTTACATACAGGTTTCAGCACCCAATCCTGCAAAATAAATACTCTATTACACTGAAAGACAATGAAATTACAATTTAGATTACATTTAGATTAACTAGaggacaggccaaaagtttggacacaccttcaatgtgttttctttattttcatgaccatttacgttggtagattcacactgaaggcatcaaaactatgaatgaacacatgtggagttatgtacttaacaaaaaaaggtgaaatagctgaaaacatgttttatattctagtttcttggctctgattactgctttgcacactcttggcattctctcaatgagcttcaagaggtcgtc
Coding sequences within:
- the LOC114763501 gene encoding H2.0-like homeobox protein isoform X1: MRSPFPPAPAVHARTFVPPPHAARPARPGRMYAAGLSPFYASNFSLWSAYCSGGFGVDAAKKSSFCIADILHVGDAEGLAGSSALMAHMGGRSQVPGSPLRPSPVAADAAVFASPYHRHGIHLTAAARGQPAPPPSSKDLKFGIDRILSTDFEPKAKEGSTLRDLSSIVSSNHQSAASPYFTSIEPGMSDRSPMLSSLSGGGRQTGQHQFQDTFPGPYAVLTKDTMPQTYKRKRSWSRAVFSNLQRKGLEKRFEIQKYVTKPDRKQLAAMLGLTDAQVKVWFQNRRMKWRHSKEAQAQKDKEKEQPDKAADDGGQKEPDESDCDSEPSESEFEDGHEEKSDVDISEQHDKAEDVTSPDALTESVTSPQML
- the LOC114763501 gene encoding H2.0-like homeobox protein isoform X2, yielding MRSPFPPAPAVHARTFVPPPHAARPARPGRMYAAGLSPFYASNFSLWSAYCSGGFGVDAAKKSSFCIADILHVGDAEGLAGSSALMAHMGGRSQVPGSPLRPSPVAADAAVFASPYHRHGIHLTAAARGQPAPPPSSKDLKFGIDRILSTDFEPKAKEGSTLRGPYAVLTKDTMPQTYKRKRSWSRAVFSNLQRKGLEKRFEIQKYVTKPDRKQLAAMLGLTDAQVKVWFQNRRMKWRHSKEAQAQKDKEKEQPDKAADDGGQKEPDESDCDSEPSESEFEDGHEEKSDVDISEQHDKAEDVTSPDALTESVTSPQML